The proteins below are encoded in one region of Castor canadensis chromosome 6, mCasCan1.hap1v2, whole genome shotgun sequence:
- the Wdr41 gene encoding WD repeat-containing protein 41 isoform X3, whose translation MELNGHTQKITAAIAFPSLESCEEKNQLILTASADRTVIVWDCDTGRQVQRISCFQSTVKCLTVLQRLDVWLSGGNDLCVWNRKSHLLCKTSHVSDTGISALVEVPSNCVVAAVGTELIIFRLVTPTEGSLEWDIIEVKRLLDHQDNVLSLVNVNDFSLVTGSHVGELIIWDVLDWTMQAYERNFWDPSSQLDTQQEIKLCQKLSDISIHHFTCDKENVFAAVGRGLYVYNLQLKRVIACQKTAHDSSVLHVAKLPNRQLISCSEDGSVRIWELREKQQLTAEPVPTGFFNMWGFGRVNKQTSQTVKKQQENATSCSLELIGDLIGHSSSVEMFLYFEDHGLVTCSADHLIILWKNGERESGLRSLKLFQKLEENGDLYLAV comes from the exons ATGGAACTCAATGGACACACACAAAAGATAACAGCTGCTATTGCATTTCCTTCCTTGGAATcttgtgaagaaaaaaatcagctcaTCTTGACAGCCTCTGCCGATCGAACAGTTATT GTATGGGATTGTGATACTGGCAGACAAGTTCAGAGAATATCTTGCTTCCAGTCTACTGTAAAG TGTTTAACTGTTCTTCAGAGACTAGATGTTTGGCTCTCTGGTGGGAATGACTTATGTGTGTGGAACCGAAAATCACACCTCCTGTGTAAGACCAGCCATGTTTCTGATACAG GGATCAGTGCTTTGGTTGAAGTACCAAGCAACTGTGTTGTAGCAGCAGTTGGCACAGAACTGA tAATTTTCAGGTTAGTAACACCCACAGAAGGATCACTGGAATGGGATATTATTGAAGTTAAGCGCCTCCTTGATCACCAGGATAATGTTCTCTCATTGGTTAATGTCAATG ATTTCAGCCTTGTTACCGGCTCCCACGTCGGAGAGCTGATTATCTGGGATGTCCTGGACTGGACCATGCAGGCCTATGAACGCAACTTCTGGGACCCATCTTCACAGCTGGACACCCAGCAGGAAATAAAACTCTGTCAAAAACTAAGTGACATTTCTATTCATCATTTCACATGTGACAAagag AATGTATTTGCTGCAGTTGGAAGGGGTTTATATGTGTATAATCTTCAACTGAAGCGTGTGATTGCCTGCCAGAAAACGGCACATGACTCCAGTGTCTTGCACGTTGCCAAGCTTCCAAACAG GCAGTTAATCTCATGCTCAGAAGATGGCAGTGTACGCATTTGGGAGTTACGAGAAAAACAGCAGCTCACAGCTGAGCCTGTACCAACAG gtttttttaaTATGTGGGGATTTGGAAGAGTGAACAAACAAACCAGCCAAACTGttaaaaaacagcaagaaaatgcCACGTCGTGTTCACTGGAGCTCATTGGAGATCTGATTGGACACTCGTCCTCTGTGGAG ATGTTTCTGTACTTTGAAGATCATGGACTCGTGACTTGTTCTGCTGATCATCTcattattttgtggaaaaatggAGAACGAGAATCTGGATTACgcagtttgaaattatttcagaagTTAGAGGAGAATGGTGACTTATACCTTGCTGTCTAG